A window from uncultured Desulfobacter sp. encodes these proteins:
- a CDS encoding AAA family ATPase, producing MRINRLDLMAFGHFTEKTLDLSDGNLGLHIIYGDNEAGKSTSLRALIDWLFGIQTRTSYNFLHANPQLRIGGELQRLDGQKIEFIRRKGNKDTLLKYADSEPLDESRFLQFLPAGMDDILFTKLWGIDYDRLIAGGEELLAQSGDLGQALFSAAVGTANLRKILEQMKKSAVELFTPRGSKAVLNKAISDYKAAQKTMRDAALPVSNWKALHGQLTQMNADINNVEQIISKKNKQKNRLERINRVKGALAQRRNYISKIESLGTVLPLPQDFAAQYKTAEAALQNALDVKERLEVKLDDLNKESESLSVRDDLLKNEDAILKLYKDLGAVEKTNADRPGQDGKRRLLRNDAENRLKCIRPDFDLDNADQLRPLLNNKKWISELVQKHSLLIQKEAGLDRTLKDLQDEQKSLQSKLEDIPQSHIDLTQLNASIAAARKSGDIEQRLNEIKIQVEQETAAWKNEFARLGNYQGSADALLSLRLPVPETIDRFEKENDDLTEQSKTAVRKKQELTEEKKQAEQELNALLRKEDVPQIADLETLRKRRDAGWVLIKQKYILQQDISDRLLAYERKADLPAVYEEHVRQADYISDRLRLDADQVVKRAELEAKIAGIASRLNDLSAVLENIKKELTDFGIRWTNIWKPLNIISGTPREMKQWLLKAERLIEKIQTAKGFVANKEKLAETCDQLKQLMATQISQFDTSQETKGKRLEALISMCEQRVEQEEKERDKRRQVTLSLKDSQIRLNRTQDELKAVKNDLMAWSDEWTKAVDGLSPNSHVPPQTATELFDNLVLFFQKFDESEALRKRIYGMDKVTQDFHHKVYEFAGRIGIKTEDQDAQAIAALLHRDLNAAREARASFVKLKDQLDEKKQELNAADITIRQSQKKIIELKSQAKVDSGEELISAAEKSNNKRELVKQIETLEQELNRNGDGLSIDLLEKELNDCDIDLIENQMESVSIELKNVQAQRDSLRDQRRTIQNEIEDKDGTALAAGAAAQAELHLADIGQYAEQYLRLQIGALILEQQIENYRKENQAPVLGRAGELFAKLTLGSYAGLRDELDASGKPILLGVRPNDHEVPITGMSDGSRDQLYLALRLATLEQHVKKEEPMPFVVDDILIGFDDDRTRVCLEVLAQLSTNIQVLLFTHHQRVLELADNCNESDKIFQHRLC from the coding sequence ATGAGAATTAACCGCCTGGACCTCATGGCCTTTGGCCACTTTACAGAAAAAACCCTGGACCTGTCTGATGGCAATTTGGGACTGCACATTATTTACGGAGATAACGAAGCCGGCAAAAGCACATCACTGAGGGCGCTTATCGACTGGCTGTTCGGCATTCAAACAAGGACATCGTACAACTTTCTTCATGCCAATCCACAGCTGCGGATCGGCGGAGAGCTGCAGCGTTTAGATGGACAAAAAATTGAATTTATCCGAAGAAAAGGGAACAAAGACACCCTGCTTAAATATGCAGACAGCGAACCTTTAGACGAAAGCCGATTTTTACAATTTCTTCCTGCCGGCATGGATGACATCCTGTTTACCAAACTGTGGGGTATTGACTATGACCGTTTGATTGCCGGCGGCGAGGAACTGTTGGCACAATCCGGAGATCTTGGCCAGGCGCTGTTCAGCGCCGCAGTGGGAACCGCGAACCTTAGAAAAATCCTGGAGCAAATGAAAAAGAGTGCCGTGGAGCTCTTCACCCCCCGTGGGTCCAAGGCCGTATTAAACAAGGCGATTTCAGATTATAAAGCAGCGCAAAAAACCATGCGTGACGCCGCCCTGCCCGTTTCCAACTGGAAGGCCCTGCACGGCCAATTAACCCAAATGAATGCCGATATCAACAATGTTGAACAAATAATCAGTAAAAAAAACAAGCAAAAAAATCGCCTGGAAAGAATTAACCGTGTTAAAGGCGCCCTGGCCCAGCGCCGGAACTATATATCAAAAATTGAATCTTTGGGCACCGTATTGCCGCTGCCCCAGGATTTTGCAGCGCAGTACAAAACCGCTGAAGCAGCTCTGCAAAATGCATTGGACGTAAAAGAACGCCTGGAAGTCAAACTTGATGACCTGAATAAAGAGTCAGAATCTTTAAGTGTCCGGGATGACCTGCTTAAAAACGAAGATGCCATTCTCAAGCTCTACAAGGATCTTGGCGCGGTGGAAAAAACAAATGCCGACAGACCCGGCCAGGACGGAAAAAGACGCTTACTTCGAAATGATGCCGAAAACCGGTTAAAATGCATCCGCCCGGACTTTGACTTGGATAATGCCGACCAACTCAGACCCCTTCTAAATAATAAAAAATGGATATCTGAATTGGTTCAAAAGCACAGTTTATTAATACAAAAAGAAGCAGGATTAGACCGCACATTAAAGGACCTTCAGGACGAACAAAAATCCCTTCAAAGCAAATTAGAAGATATACCCCAAAGCCACATTGATCTCACGCAGTTAAACGCGTCAATTGCGGCAGCCCGCAAATCAGGAGACATTGAACAACGCCTGAATGAAATAAAAATACAGGTAGAACAAGAAACGGCTGCCTGGAAAAATGAATTCGCAAGATTGGGAAATTATCAGGGTTCAGCCGACGCATTGTTGTCTTTAAGGCTACCGGTTCCCGAAACCATAGATCGATTTGAAAAAGAAAATGATGACCTTACGGAGCAATCCAAAACAGCCGTCCGCAAAAAACAGGAACTTACCGAAGAAAAAAAACAGGCCGAGCAGGAGTTAAACGCCTTACTGCGAAAAGAAGACGTCCCCCAAATTGCGGATCTTGAGACATTGCGTAAGCGCCGGGATGCTGGATGGGTATTGATAAAACAAAAATATATCCTGCAACAGGATATCAGCGACAGGCTTTTGGCATATGAACGAAAAGCGGACTTGCCGGCGGTGTATGAAGAACACGTCAGGCAGGCAGATTATATATCAGACCGCCTTAGACTGGATGCGGATCAGGTGGTGAAACGGGCAGAACTGGAAGCCAAGATTGCCGGCATAGCGTCCCGCCTCAATGATCTATCAGCTGTTCTCGAGAATATCAAAAAGGAGCTCACCGATTTTGGTATCAGATGGACGAACATCTGGAAGCCGTTGAACATTATTTCCGGCACCCCACGGGAAATGAAACAATGGCTGCTGAAAGCTGAACGGCTGATCGAAAAGATACAAACGGCAAAGGGGTTTGTCGCCAACAAAGAAAAACTGGCCGAAACCTGTGATCAGCTAAAGCAATTGATGGCAACTCAGATCTCCCAATTTGATACGTCCCAAGAGACAAAAGGAAAACGCCTTGAAGCTCTGATCTCAATGTGTGAGCAGCGGGTTGAACAAGAAGAAAAAGAACGTGACAAACGCCGCCAGGTCACATTGTCCTTGAAAGATTCCCAAATTCGTCTTAACCGAACACAAGATGAACTCAAAGCCGTTAAAAATGATTTGATGGCATGGTCCGATGAATGGACAAAAGCAGTCGACGGTCTGAGCCCCAATTCCCATGTCCCGCCCCAAACAGCCACGGAACTTTTTGACAACCTGGTGTTGTTCTTCCAAAAATTCGACGAATCCGAAGCTTTGCGCAAAAGAATCTACGGTATGGATAAAGTAACACAAGACTTTCACCACAAAGTCTATGAATTCGCCGGGCGCATTGGCATAAAAACGGAAGACCAGGATGCACAGGCCATTGCTGCGCTATTACATCGTGATCTGAATGCGGCCCGGGAAGCCCGGGCAAGTTTCGTCAAACTCAAAGATCAACTTGATGAAAAAAAGCAGGAACTCAACGCAGCCGACATCACCATCCGCCAGTCCCAAAAAAAAATAATCGAATTAAAAAGCCAGGCCAAGGTTGACAGCGGTGAAGAACTCATTTCAGCGGCTGAAAAGTCAAACAACAAACGGGAACTGGTAAAGCAGATTGAAACACTGGAACAAGAACTTAATCGCAACGGTGACGGGTTGAGCATTGATCTGCTGGAAAAAGAGTTAAACGATTGCGACATTGACCTCATAGAAAATCAGATGGAAAGCGTCTCCATTGAGCTAAAAAACGTTCAAGCCCAGCGAGACAGCCTACGGGATCAACGCCGAACAATTCAAAATGAAATCGAAGATAAAGACGGCACCGCCCTGGCCGCCGGCGCAGCCGCACAAGCAGAATTGCATCTGGCAGATATTGGGCAATATGCCGAACAATACCTGCGCCTCCAGATCGGTGCGCTTATCCTTGAACAGCAGATAGAAAATTACAGAAAAGAGAACCAGGCCCCTGTGCTGGGAAGAGCCGGTGAATTGTTTGCAAAACTGACATTGGGGTCATACGCAGGCCTTAGAGACGAACTGGATGCTTCGGGAAAACCCATACTGCTTGGCGTCAGACCCAACGATCACGAGGTACCCATCACCGGCATGAGTGACGGCTCCCGTGATCAACTCTATCTTGCGCTGCGTCTGGCAACCCTTGAGCAGCACGTAAAAAAGGAAGAACCCATGCCCTTTGTTGTAGACGATATCCTGATCGGGTTTGATGATGACCGGACCCGGGTCTGCCTGGAAGTACTGGCCCAATTATCAACCAACATACAAGTGCTGCTGTTTACCCACCACCAGCGGGTTCTGGAACTTGCAGACAACTGCAATGAAAGCGATAAAATTTTTCAACACAGGCTTTGCTGA
- a CDS encoding DNA repair exonuclease gives MFKFIHAADIHLDSPLRGLSRYESAPVDAIRDACRRAFQNLVDLAIEEKVAFVLLAGDLYDGDWKDYSTGIFLSRQMGRLNQHDIQVFCVAGNHDAANRMTKALDTPSNMKIFSAQKAETVKLEYLSTAIHGRSFNTQHVDRNLAAEFCNAEKGMFNIGILHTSLDGRTGHANYAPCSLDDLISKGYQYWALGHIHKQEIVAQDPFVVFSGCIQGRHIRESGPKGCIIVTVEDDIVKKVETICLDVLRWTLSSIDLTGIEEHQDILEKVRQAIEQERISAQDRPLAMRINLVGATKLSEQLAAFPEKFEQQLKAMGAEIAGDQLWIERVENNTQGKYDLKTALADENEFGQLLKSIIVTPDDIDQIDGVADKIAELRQKLPAEAFGSDSIVDLSNPQTIRQITQEAKKMLLGRLLSSGGNNEN, from the coding sequence ATGTTTAAATTCATTCACGCAGCAGATATTCATTTAGACAGTCCATTGCGGGGCCTGTCAAGATACGAGTCCGCGCCCGTTGATGCCATCCGGGATGCCTGCAGAAGAGCCTTTCAAAACCTGGTGGATCTGGCCATAGAAGAGAAAGTGGCCTTTGTACTTTTAGCAGGAGATCTCTATGACGGAGACTGGAAAGATTACAGCACAGGAATATTTTTAAGCCGGCAAATGGGACGGTTAAATCAGCATGATATCCAGGTATTTTGTGTTGCAGGAAACCATGATGCCGCAAATCGAATGACCAAAGCCCTGGATACGCCGTCAAACATGAAAATATTTTCAGCCCAAAAGGCGGAAACGGTAAAGCTTGAATACCTATCGACAGCCATTCATGGACGCAGCTTCAACACCCAACATGTTGACCGGAACCTTGCAGCAGAATTTTGCAACGCTGAAAAAGGCATGTTCAATATAGGGATTCTTCATACCAGTCTTGACGGCCGGACAGGACATGCCAACTATGCGCCGTGTTCCCTGGATGATCTTATTTCAAAAGGCTATCAATACTGGGCATTGGGACATATCCACAAACAGGAAATCGTCGCCCAGGATCCCTTTGTGGTGTTTTCCGGGTGCATCCAGGGCAGACATATCCGAGAAAGCGGTCCAAAGGGATGTATCATTGTTACGGTTGAAGATGACATCGTAAAAAAGGTAGAAACAATCTGCCTTGATGTGCTGCGATGGACACTATCATCAATTGACCTGACCGGCATAGAAGAACACCAGGATATCCTGGAAAAGGTAAGACAAGCCATTGAACAGGAACGGATATCGGCACAGGACAGACCCCTTGCCATGAGAATAAATCTTGTCGGCGCAACAAAGCTGTCGGAGCAACTTGCCGCCTTCCCGGAAAAATTTGAACAGCAGCTAAAAGCCATGGGCGCTGAGATTGCCGGCGATCAGCTTTGGATTGAGCGTGTTGAAAACAACACCCAGGGAAAATATGATTTAAAAACGGCCCTGGCCGATGAGAATGAGTTCGGCCAACTACTTAAGTCGATCATTGTAACGCCGGATGACATAGATCAGATAGACGGGGTGGCAGATAAAATTGCAGAACTTCGGCAAAAATTGCCCGCTGAAGCCTTTGGTTCAGACAGCATCGTAGATTTGAGCAACCCACAAACCATCCGGCAAATCACCCAGGAAGCCAAAAAAATGCTTCTCGGCAGACTGCTTTCATCCGGAGGCAACAATGAGAATTAA
- a CDS encoding manganese-dependent inorganic pyrophosphatase, protein MSTLVFGHKNPDTDSVVAAIALADLKKSLGEDIAPAIQGELNPESKFVLDKFGLAAPAVVTSYAGKDVYLVDHSDLAQSPDDLGDANILGIVDHHKLGDVTTGQPLECWIWPVGCTCTVIASMYDYFNVEVPKGIAGAMLCAILSDTVIFKSATCTDKDKEVCAKLSEICGESDLDALGIEMFKVKSAVEGTPIRELVLRDYKDFKMGGSGVGCGQLELVDLSIVDGIKADLEKDIQAMKAEKGHHTVLLMLTDIMKEGTELLVASDDESVVEKAFGEKPVDGKCWLPGIMSRKKQIIPFLEKVFG, encoded by the coding sequence ATGTCAACTCTCGTATTTGGTCACAAAAATCCGGATACCGACTCCGTCGTCGCAGCCATCGCGCTGGCCGACCTGAAAAAAAGCCTTGGTGAAGATATTGCACCGGCTATTCAAGGCGAACTGAACCCCGAGTCTAAATTTGTCCTGGACAAATTTGGACTGGCTGCTCCTGCAGTGGTTACCAGCTATGCAGGCAAAGATGTTTACCTGGTGGATCATTCTGATCTGGCCCAGAGCCCTGACGACCTTGGCGACGCCAACATCCTGGGTATTGTAGACCATCACAAACTCGGCGACGTTACCACCGGACAGCCCCTGGAATGCTGGATCTGGCCTGTGGGCTGCACCTGCACCGTAATCGCTTCCATGTATGATTACTTCAACGTTGAAGTTCCCAAGGGCATTGCCGGTGCCATGCTTTGCGCCATCCTGTCCGACACCGTCATCTTCAAATCCGCCACCTGTACTGACAAAGACAAAGAAGTTTGTGCTAAACTCTCTGAAATCTGTGGCGAATCCGACCTTGACGCTCTGGGCATTGAAATGTTCAAAGTAAAATCTGCTGTGGAAGGTACCCCCATCCGCGAACTGGTTCTTCGCGACTACAAAGATTTTAAAATGGGTGGTTCCGGCGTTGGCTGCGGCCAGCTTGAACTGGTTGACCTCTCCATCGTTGACGGCATCAAGGCTGATCTTGAAAAAGACATCCAGGCCATGAAAGCTGAAAAAGGTCATCACACCGTACTTCTGATGCTCACCGACATCATGAAAGAAGGCACCGAGCTTCTCGTTGCTTCCGATGACGAATCTGTTGTTGAAAAAGCCTTCGGCGAAAAACCGGTTGACGGCAAATGCTGGCTGCCCGGCATCATGAGCCGTAAAAAACAGATCATTCCTTTCCTGGAAAAAGTTTTCGGTTAA
- a CDS encoding long-chain fatty acid--CoA ligase: MADQTNQANTPTGPWNTPFWPEGVAHTVSNYHYPVFKLLDDSAARYPNQVFTIFNGAKKTFSQVKDTADRVAYFLVQKGIKKGDKVAIFLPNLPQFPEIFFGIMKAGAVAVNCNPIYTPTELKQQLNDSTAKMVFCMDHPTFYPNAVKAAEGTGVETIVVCNVKSYLPKIKGFLGGLLGKIPKADHHEPGHIMFDDMVAQSRPEPPDIDIDPVNDTAVMLYTGGTTGVPKGAELVHINFTYQVAGIMEYLRLSHGEGKPLEKAYYGGYHCFLGILPWYHCFGISVAMLCAAGTGSSLVCIPDPRTGKPPFTDVLKAVQKYRPTLMPAVPTIFVAFTNHAKLDEYDLSSLMGCFSGGAPMPPDVCRQFEEKTGAVIFEGYGLTETAPVLSANPTNPGIRKIGSIGFPLPGTDIKILDLENPTKELPRGEDGEVAACGPQVMKGYWNNAAANANSFVTIEGKRYFLTGDIGHIDEDGYILITDRKKDMILVGGFNVYPRDVEDIIYTHPKVELCAVIGVANAHSGETVKAVIKLKQGQTATQEEFMAFCKENMAGYKRPRIIEFKDVLPVSNIGKVLRRELRDAHSD, translated from the coding sequence ATGGCAGATCAAACAAACCAGGCAAACACGCCGACTGGCCCCTGGAACACCCCGTTTTGGCCCGAGGGGGTTGCACACACTGTCAGCAACTACCACTATCCGGTTTTCAAACTGCTGGACGATTCGGCTGCCCGTTACCCCAACCAGGTATTCACCATATTCAACGGGGCCAAGAAAACCTTTTCCCAGGTTAAAGACACGGCAGACCGAGTCGCCTATTTTCTGGTCCAGAAAGGCATTAAAAAAGGGGACAAGGTCGCAATTTTCTTGCCTAACCTGCCCCAGTTTCCTGAAATCTTTTTCGGTATCATGAAGGCAGGGGCCGTGGCCGTGAACTGCAACCCGATCTATACCCCCACTGAATTAAAACAGCAGCTGAATGACTCCACCGCAAAAATGGTATTCTGCATGGACCACCCCACCTTTTACCCCAATGCGGTTAAAGCGGCCGAAGGCACAGGTGTAGAAACCATAGTGGTCTGCAATGTTAAAAGTTACCTGCCGAAAATCAAAGGATTCTTAGGCGGTCTGTTAGGCAAAATCCCCAAAGCCGACCACCATGAACCCGGTCATATCATGTTTGATGATATGGTGGCCCAATCCAGACCCGAGCCGCCGGATATCGACATTGACCCGGTCAACGATACGGCCGTCATGCTGTACACCGGCGGTACCACAGGTGTACCTAAAGGCGCGGAGCTTGTGCACATCAACTTTACCTACCAGGTGGCGGGAATCATGGAGTATCTAAGGTTATCCCACGGTGAGGGCAAACCTCTGGAAAAAGCATACTACGGGGGATACCATTGTTTTCTAGGCATTTTACCCTGGTATCACTGCTTTGGCATCTCCGTGGCCATGCTGTGCGCCGCAGGCACGGGCAGCAGTCTGGTGTGTATTCCTGACCCCAGAACAGGAAAGCCCCCTTTTACTGATGTACTCAAAGCCGTCCAGAAATACCGCCCCACCCTCATGCCGGCTGTTCCCACAATTTTTGTGGCCTTTACCAACCATGCCAAGCTTGATGAGTATGACTTGTCTTCCCTGATGGGATGCTTTTCAGGGGGCGCCCCCATGCCGCCGGATGTATGCCGCCAATTTGAAGAAAAAACCGGTGCGGTTATTTTTGAAGGATACGGATTGACGGAAACCGCCCCTGTACTGTCGGCCAATCCCACCAATCCAGGAATCAGAAAAATAGGGTCCATTGGATTTCCATTGCCCGGCACGGACATAAAAATCCTGGATCTTGAAAATCCCACAAAAGAACTGCCCAGGGGTGAAGACGGTGAAGTGGCCGCCTGCGGTCCCCAGGTCATGAAAGGCTACTGGAACAATGCCGCTGCCAACGCCAACTCCTTTGTCACCATTGAAGGCAAACGCTATTTTCTCACCGGGGACATTGGTCACATTGACGAAGACGGATATATCCTGATCACCGACAGGAAAAAAGATATGATCCTTGTGGGCGGATTTAACGTGTACCCCAGGGATGTGGAGGATATCATATACACCCATCCCAAGGTGGAATTATGCGCCGTGATCGGCGTTGCAAACGCACACAGCGGTGAAACCGTTAAAGCGGTTATCAAGCTCAAACAGGGCCAGACCGCCACCCAGGAAGAGTTCATGGCATTTTGCAAGGAGAACATGGCAGGATACAAACGCCCCAGAATCATTGAATTCAAAGATGTTCTTCCGGTCTCCAACATCGGCAAAGTGTTGCGCAGGGAACTTCGGGACGCCCATTCTGATTAA
- the serC gene encoding 3-phosphoserine/phosphohydroxythreonine transaminase: MTDQRIFNFNAGPAALPLSVLEEIQSSFLNFNNSGMSITEISHRSSYFDDVINDAVERAKRLLGLDDQYHVLFLQGGASLQFSMIPMNFLAGDQSADYVNTGTWSTKAIKEAKILNKKHVVVASSEDKDFSYIPENISFSKDAKYVHITSNNTIKGTQFAEFPDTGGVPIIADMSSDIFSRPVPLEKFGMIYAGAQKNLGPSGTCVVILRKDMLETANTDLPSMLKYSTFAEKNSMYNTPPCFGIYTIDLVLKWIEEEIGGLEQMEAYNQEKAGLLYDFMAASNFYRATAAPGSRSLMNVTFRLPSEELEQKFIKEATAKGLGGLKGHRSVGGCRASIYNAATIEGVKALVEFMKTFQKEAK; this comes from the coding sequence ATGACAGACCAGAGAATTTTTAATTTCAATGCCGGACCTGCGGCCCTGCCTTTGTCGGTCCTTGAAGAAATTCAAAGCTCTTTTTTGAATTTTAACAATTCAGGCATGTCCATCACAGAAATCAGTCACAGATCTTCTTATTTCGACGATGTCATCAATGATGCCGTAGAACGGGCCAAACGTCTTTTAGGTCTGGATGATCAATATCATGTGCTTTTCCTCCAGGGTGGGGCTTCTTTACAGTTTTCTATGATTCCAATGAATTTTCTGGCCGGGGATCAAAGTGCCGACTATGTGAATACCGGTACCTGGTCCACCAAAGCCATTAAAGAGGCAAAAATTCTGAATAAAAAACATGTGGTTGTGGCCTCTTCCGAGGACAAGGACTTTTCCTACATTCCCGAAAATATCAGTTTCAGCAAAGATGCAAAATATGTCCACATCACCTCCAACAACACCATCAAGGGAACCCAGTTTGCCGAATTTCCCGACACCGGTGGCGTACCCATTATTGCAGATATGTCATCCGATATTTTTTCCCGGCCCGTTCCCCTGGAAAAATTCGGCATGATCTATGCCGGTGCCCAGAAAAATTTAGGGCCGTCGGGTACCTGCGTGGTGATTTTGCGCAAAGATATGCTGGAAACAGCCAATACGGATCTGCCTTCCATGCTTAAATATTCCACCTTTGCAGAAAAGAACTCTATGTACAATACCCCGCCCTGCTTCGGTATCTATACTATTGATCTGGTGCTCAAGTGGATCGAAGAGGAAATTGGCGGCCTTGAACAGATGGAAGCGTATAATCAGGAAAAAGCAGGATTGTTGTACGATTTCATGGCGGCAAGTAATTTTTACCGGGCCACCGCAGCGCCTGGGTCAAGATCCCTGATGAATGTGACCTTCCGCCTGCCCAGCGAAGAACTTGAACAAAAATTTATCAAAGAGGCAACTGCCAAAGGTCTCGGCGGTCTCAAGGGCCACAGATCCGTAGGTGGATGCAGGGCCTCCATTTATAATGCAGCCACAATTGAGGGGGTTAAAGCCCTGGTTGAATTTATGAAAACCTTTCAAAAGGAGGCCAAATAG
- the serA gene encoding phosphoglycerate dehydrogenase: MKVLISDKMDEAGIDIFRNQDGIDVDVNTGLSPDELREIIGQYEALAIRSSTKVTAELLESAKKLKVVARAGIGLDNVDIDAATKKGVAVMNTPGGNTVTTAEHAIAMMMAMTRNIPRGTASLKAGRWDKKLLQGRELFNKTLGVVGFGNIGSIAANLAKGLRMNVIVYDPNISSEHIEKAGFEYVTLDELYARSDYITIHVPKMDATIDLFDAQAFEKMKTGVMVVNCARGGIVNEEALHAAIKSGKVAGAALDVFSVEPPSADHPLLLLDEVIATPHLGASTKEAQTNVSVAAANQIIAYLLNDTVINAVNVPSVTGDVLKQLKPFLYLVEKMGKMQAQISKGGVKEVQIEYIGKFPDLDLKPLTINGIKGLLNEYVRDEVNSVNAISLANEMGIKISESTSMEAGNFLNLIRVTVVTDDRTNVLEGTIFGKDDARIVRINKFRLEVIPEGHLSIIHNVDKPGSIGSIGMKLGEHSINIARMMVGREDDGDRNIIFLRTETPVPADVVKEIEDLELVVSMTTFEL; encoded by the coding sequence GTGAAAGTACTGATCAGCGATAAAATGGATGAGGCCGGTATTGATATTTTCAGAAACCAGGATGGTATAGATGTCGATGTCAATACCGGACTGTCCCCCGACGAACTCAGAGAAATTATCGGACAATACGAGGCATTGGCTATCCGCAGTTCAACTAAGGTAACCGCAGAGCTCCTTGAGTCGGCAAAAAAACTCAAGGTGGTTGCCCGGGCCGGCATTGGCCTGGATAATGTGGATATTGATGCGGCAACCAAAAAAGGCGTTGCCGTTATGAATACCCCTGGCGGCAACACTGTTACCACCGCCGAGCATGCCATTGCCATGATGATGGCCATGACCCGGAATATTCCCCGGGGTACCGCATCCCTTAAAGCCGGGCGCTGGGATAAGAAATTGCTCCAGGGCCGGGAACTTTTCAACAAGACGTTAGGTGTGGTCGGGTTCGGCAATATCGGTTCCATTGCAGCCAACCTTGCCAAAGGGTTACGCATGAATGTCATTGTGTACGACCCGAATATATCTTCGGAACATATTGAAAAGGCCGGGTTTGAATATGTGACCCTGGATGAACTCTATGCCCGCTCGGATTATATCACCATCCACGTACCCAAAATGGATGCCACAATTGATTTGTTTGACGCCCAGGCGTTTGAAAAAATGAAGACCGGTGTCATGGTGGTCAATTGTGCCCGGGGAGGTATTGTTAATGAAGAAGCGTTGCATGCCGCCATCAAATCCGGAAAGGTGGCAGGTGCCGCCCTTGATGTATTTTCCGTAGAGCCCCCGAGCGCAGACCATCCACTGCTTCTACTTGACGAGGTCATTGCCACCCCCCATTTGGGCGCATCCACCAAGGAGGCCCAGACCAATGTTTCCGTGGCGGCTGCCAATCAGATTATTGCATATCTGTTGAACGACACCGTGATCAATGCGGTGAATGTGCCGTCGGTGACCGGGGATGTCCTAAAGCAGCTTAAACCCTTTCTCTATTTGGTCGAGAAAATGGGAAAAATGCAGGCCCAGATCAGCAAGGGCGGTGTTAAGGAGGTCCAGATCGAATACATTGGTAAATTTCCGGATCTGGATTTAAAACCTTTGACCATTAACGGCATCAAGGGCCTTCTCAATGAATATGTCAGGGACGAAGTCAATTCGGTCAATGCCATTTCCCTGGCCAATGAGATGGGTATAAAAATCAGCGAATCCACCTCCATGGAGGCCGGCAACTTCCTGAACCTGATCCGGGTGACCGTGGTTACGGACGATCGGACCAATGTCCTGGAAGGCACCATATTCGGCAAGGATGATGCCAGAATCGTCAGAATTAATAAGTTCCGTTTAGAGGTTATTCCCGAAGGTCACCTGTCCATTATTCACAATGTGGACAAGCCCGGTTCCATCGGCTCCATCGGTATGAAACTGGGCGAACACAGCATCAACATCGCCAGAATGATGGTGGGCCGCGAGGATGATGGGGATAGAAATATTATATTCCTGAGAACCGAAACCCCGGTGCCGGCCGATGTGGTAAAAGAGATCGAAGATCTTGAGCTTGTGGTCAGTATGACCACTTTTGAGCTTTAG
- a CDS encoding pyridoxamine 5'-phosphate oxidase family protein — translation MKSNKLTTDQITALLTDAQVGHLATISSNGFPYVTPVHFVYTEKKIFIHGLSKGQKIENIQRNSKVCFEVMSPGKFLLSDEPCDVNTEYKSVIIHGEASILSEKEKKIEALDAIVGKYVPNLAGKEFPSNMLKATGVIKIEIKECTGKFYDASCQ, via the coding sequence ATGAAATCAAATAAACTCACAACAGATCAGATAACGGCACTTTTAACCGACGCTCAGGTTGGACATTTGGCAACAATAAGTAGCAATGGGTTCCCTTATGTTACACCCGTGCATTTTGTGTATACTGAAAAAAAAATCTTTATACACGGATTAAGCAAGGGACAAAAGATTGAGAACATTCAGCGAAACAGCAAAGTCTGTTTTGAAGTGATGAGTCCGGGGAAATTCCTGCTTTCGGATGAACCCTGCGATGTTAATACGGAATATAAAAGTGTGATCATTCACGGAGAAGCGAGTATTCTCAGCGAAAAGGAAAAGAAAATTGAAGCGTTGGATGCGATTGTCGGCAAGTATGTCCCTAATTTAGCCGGAAAAGAGTTCCCTTCAAATATGCTTAAAGCCACTGGCGTAATTAAGATCGAAATCAAGGAATGTACTGGAAAGTTTTATGATGCCAGTTGTCAGTAG